In Clostridium sp. DL-VIII, the following proteins share a genomic window:
- a CDS encoding flavocytochrome c: MARVGGLISMKFIAIVGTSAKRSYNRKLLQFMKKYFESKAEIEILEITDVPMFNQSDNQSSSEVIQMFNNKITASDGVIIATPEYNHSIPSSLKSLIEWLSFDLHPLAGKPVMILGASLDSQGSSRAQLHLRQILDAPGVDANVMPGYEFLLGSANKAFDEEGNLNNERTIDFLEICFLRFMRFANISNQLNEEEEFTFNPGVYEVDAIGHSGSLPMKVSFSEDRIESIDINTDGETEGLADVVFVRIPDKIIEGQTLNVDALSGASETSNAVLDGVAKAVKLAGVNPDILKRRPKPASSLIKEDEEYTCDVVVVGGGGAGLSAAATALQNGKSAIVLEKYPAVGGNTIRSGGPVNAADPEWQMQFEENKGERHTIEELLDTDESLIHPEYIDDFRALRKEFSEYKKKFETQKGHLFDSPLLHRMQTYFGGKRTDLNGNTIYGQYDLVKILTDRALESVKWLEDIGVEYDKSIVFAPVGALWRRGHKPTKSHGSSFILALTKYVQDNSGKIITDSPVKEFIIEDGEIKGVIATGVNGQKITVHAKAVVLASGGFGANTKMLKEYNTYWNEIADDIKTTNSYAMTGDGIVLGKTVGAALTGMGFTQMMPVADPETGELFSGVQVPPENFVMVNKEGKRFINEFSGRDVLTKAAIEQGGLFYLIADDEIKKTAANTSQEKLDRQVEAGTLFRADTLEELAVKVGMDPAVLVDTINKYNSYVDAGFDPEFHKDTFSLKVEKAPFYATPRKPAVHHTMGGLKIDTKAHVLDENDKPIKNLYAAGEVAGGIHAGNRLGGNALTDIFTFGRIAGKTAIDEMK, encoded by the coding sequence GCTACTCCTGAGTATAATCACTCAATCCCATCTAGTCTTAAAAGCTTAATTGAATGGCTAAGCTTTGATCTTCATCCACTTGCTGGCAAACCAGTAATGATCCTTGGTGCTTCTCTTGATAGTCAAGGTTCTTCTCGTGCACAACTACATCTTCGTCAAATCCTAGATGCACCAGGTGTTGATGCAAATGTAATGCCAGGATATGAGTTTTTACTTGGAAGTGCAAATAAAGCATTTGATGAGGAAGGTAATCTAAACAATGAAAGAACTATAGACTTCTTAGAAATATGCTTCCTACGTTTTATGCGTTTTGCAAATATTTCAAATCAACTTAACGAAGAAGAAGAGTTTACCTTTAACCCAGGAGTATATGAGGTAGATGCAATAGGTCACAGCGGAAGCCTTCCAATGAAAGTATCCTTTAGTGAAGACAGAATAGAAAGTATAGATATAAATACAGATGGCGAGACAGAAGGACTTGCAGATGTAGTTTTTGTAAGAATACCAGATAAAATAATTGAAGGACAGACATTAAATGTTGATGCTCTTTCTGGTGCTTCCGAAACTAGTAATGCTGTATTAGACGGTGTAGCTAAAGCAGTTAAGCTTGCAGGAGTTAACCCTGACATACTTAAGAGACGTCCAAAGCCTGCTAGCAGTCTTATAAAAGAAGACGAAGAATATACTTGTGATGTAGTAGTTGTAGGCGGAGGCGGCGCTGGATTAAGTGCAGCTGCAACAGCGCTGCAAAATGGCAAAAGTGCTATTGTTCTTGAAAAATACCCAGCAGTAGGTGGAAATACCATACGTTCAGGTGGTCCTGTCAATGCTGCAGATCCAGAGTGGCAGATGCAGTTTGAAGAAAATAAAGGAGAAAGACATACAATTGAAGAACTACTAGATACAGATGAGAGCTTAATTCATCCAGAATACATAGATGATTTCCGTGCACTTAGAAAAGAGTTTTCAGAGTACAAGAAAAAGTTTGAAACACAAAAAGGACATCTGTTTGATTCGCCATTACTTCACAGAATGCAAACATATTTTGGTGGTAAAAGAACTGACCTTAATGGTAACACAATATACGGCCAATATGACCTAGTAAAGATACTTACAGACAGAGCTTTAGAAAGTGTTAAATGGCTAGAAGATATAGGGGTTGAGTATGATAAGAGCATAGTATTTGCTCCAGTTGGTGCACTTTGGCGTCGTGGTCATAAGCCTACAAAAAGCCATGGTTCATCATTTATACTTGCACTAACAAAATATGTACAAGATAACTCAGGAAAAATCATTACTGATAGTCCGGTAAAAGAATTTATCATAGAAGATGGTGAAATAAAAGGAGTTATAGCAACTGGTGTCAATGGCCAAAAGATAACTGTTCATGCAAAAGCAGTAGTCCTTGCAAGTGGTGGTTTTGGTGCAAACACAAAGATGCTGAAAGAATATAACACTTACTGGAATGAAATAGCTGATGATATAAAAACTACAAATTCATATGCTATGACTGGTGATGGAATAGTACTTGGTAAAACTGTAGGTGCAGCACTTACAGGAATGGGCTTTACTCAAATGATGCCTGTAGCTGATCCTGAAACTGGTGAATTATTCAGTGGAGTTCAAGTACCTCCTGAAAACTTTGTAATGGTAAATAAAGAAGGAAAAAGATTTATTAATGAATTCTCTGGAAGAGATGTATTAACAAAAGCTGCAATTGAACAGGGTGGTTTATTCTACCTTATTGCTGATGATGAAATAAAGAAAACTGCAGCTAATACAAGTCAAGAAAAGCTAGACCGTCAAGTAGAAGCTGGTACTTTATTTAGAGCAGATACCCTAGAAGAGCTAGCAGTAAAAGTTGGAATGGATCCTGCAGTTCTTGTAGACACTATTAATAAATATAATTCATATGTGGATGCTGGTTTTGATCCTGAATTCCATAAGGATACATTTAGCTTAAAAGTAGAGAAAGCACCGTTTTATGCTACTCCAAGAAAGCCAGCAGTTCATCATACAATGGGTGGGCTTAAGATAGACACTAAAGCTCATGTATTAGATGAAAATGATAAACCAATTAAAAATCTTTATGCTGCTGGAGAAGTTGCTGGAGGTATCCATGCAGGTAACCGTCTTGGCGGTAATGCATTAACTGATATATTTACCTTCGGAAGAATTGCTGGTAAAACTGCAATTGATGAAATGAAATAG
- a CDS encoding SEC-C metal-binding domain-containing protein has product MKKKNDYNKQIKNGKENTGKCIEMKKCNEEEKENNKCKNCGEQASYFSDENNGWLCEDCRSIEDGLDKLADKIEKKLSKRVYSFDLNELINCLSKDEIYNIARNLGVNKISGLNKEKLIETLLKEYKNLVEKRALLFEEERYKILRSYVDSKGVKLFDDIDEEEADKSVYFIQQGMLFPIVKDGISIFLMPEIVQGLIKERNNIEYRRLIKFNSEIVNIFRAMNKVYGILKLKDAKEIIERYLNIENCELEELIREATYYYNEYREEGMFIVNNEIDNFGELLKDIDTEKDLSYAMISKEELLNMLEENWVYNSKAGKTFYKEFTNMFRVDRDMLIAMMEDLIFDVQENEPKDAVDKMIELINIENEEARYVASSMMNKFVKKIRLWRYKGSTTNDIKSNVVSLKANKDIKRNDPCPCGSGKKYKKCCGEDEKVIYLLE; this is encoded by the coding sequence TTGAAGAAAAAGAATGATTATAATAAACAAATAAAAAATGGAAAAGAAAATACAGGTAAATGCATTGAGATGAAAAAGTGCAATGAAGAGGAAAAAGAAAATAATAAATGCAAAAACTGTGGAGAACAAGCAAGTTATTTTAGTGATGAAAATAATGGTTGGCTATGTGAGGATTGCAGGAGCATAGAAGATGGGTTAGATAAACTTGCTGATAAAATAGAGAAAAAGCTAAGCAAAAGAGTTTATTCTTTTGATTTAAATGAATTAATAAATTGTTTATCTAAAGATGAAATATATAATATAGCAAGAAATCTTGGAGTAAATAAGATATCAGGTTTAAATAAAGAAAAATTGATTGAAACATTACTTAAAGAATATAAGAATTTGGTTGAAAAAAGAGCTTTACTCTTTGAAGAAGAAAGATATAAGATTTTAAGAAGTTATGTGGATAGCAAAGGTGTAAAACTTTTTGATGATATTGATGAAGAGGAAGCAGATAAGAGCGTATATTTTATACAGCAAGGAATGCTCTTTCCAATTGTAAAAGATGGGATATCGATATTTTTAATGCCTGAAATAGTACAAGGATTAATCAAAGAAAGAAATAATATTGAATATAGACGTTTAATAAAATTCAATAGTGAAATTGTAAATATCTTTAGGGCAATGAATAAAGTATATGGTATTTTAAAACTAAAAGATGCTAAAGAGATAATAGAAAGATATTTGAATATAGAAAATTGTGAATTAGAAGAGTTAATTAGAGAGGCAACATATTACTACAATGAATATAGAGAAGAAGGAATGTTTATTGTTAATAATGAAATAGATAATTTTGGTGAACTATTAAAGGATATAGATACAGAAAAAGATTTAAGTTATGCCATGATTTCAAAAGAAGAATTATTAAATATGTTAGAAGAAAATTGGGTTTATAATAGTAAAGCAGGAAAAACTTTTTATAAAGAGTTTACTAATATGTTTAGGGTAGATAGAGACATGTTAATAGCTATGATGGAAGACTTGATTTTTGATGTTCAAGAAAATGAACCTAAAGATGCAGTAGATAAAATGATAGAATTAATTAATATTGAAAATGAAGAAGCCAGATACGTTGCATCTAGTATGATGAATAAATTTGTTAAGAAAATTAGGTTATGGAGATATAAGGGTTCAACCACTAATGATATTAAATCAAATGTAGTTAGCTTAAAGGCAAATAAGGATATAAAAAGAAATGATCCTTGTCCATGTGGTAGTGGGAAAAAATATAAAAAGTGTTGCGGTGAAGATGAGAAGGTTATTTATTTATTAGAATAA
- a CDS encoding isoprenylcysteine carboxylmethyltransferase family protein produces the protein MNAFLTVIPLILIRYGILSIIDKESLKRAGFFAPLIGREKVAFWVYQITTVLILLYLLLLKIKTDSDWFYIGLGVYSLGIILYAVSIVNYAKPKMNGINLNGLYRVSRNPMYIAYFIYFLGCALLTHSLILLALLICFQVAAHWIILSEERWCIKKFGEEYIKYMNKVRRYI, from the coding sequence ATGAATGCATTTTTGACAGTAATACCACTAATACTTATTAGGTATGGGATTTTAAGTATAATAGACAAAGAATCACTTAAACGTGCAGGTTTCTTTGCTCCATTAATCGGAAGAGAAAAAGTAGCATTCTGGGTTTATCAAATTACAACCGTCCTTATTTTACTATACCTATTATTACTCAAAATCAAAACTGACTCTGATTGGTTTTACATAGGTTTAGGAGTATATAGTTTAGGAATTATTTTATATGCTGTATCTATAGTAAATTATGCTAAGCCTAAAATGAATGGAATAAATTTAAATGGATTATACCGAGTATCCCGCAATCCTATGTACATTGCATATTTTATTTATTTTTTAGGGTGTGCATTGCTAACACATTCCTTGATATTACTTGCGTTATTAATCTGTTTTCAAGTAGCCGCACACTGGATTATTCTTTCAGAAGAAAGATGGTGTATTAAGAAATTCGGAGAAGAATATATAAAATATATGAATAAAGTGAGACGTTATATTTAG
- a CDS encoding ammonium transporter yields the protein MEINLGDSSFMLICSALVLLMTPGLAFFYGGMVRRKNVLNTLMSSFFICGLASIMWVLVGYSLSFGNDFHGIIGGLNFLGFNGVGAEPSAYAPTIPQELFAAFQMMFAIITPALITGALVERMKFSALFIFVAIWSLLVYYPMAHMVWGAGGLISSLGAVDFAGGNVVHISSGISGLVACIMLGKRRGHGMMSYRPHNIPFVVLGVALLWFGWFGFNAGSALGAGPLAVHAFMTTNTAASAAMLSWMLIEKVKHGKPTLLGAATGAVLGLVAITPGAGFVPLWSSIIIGIAVSPIYFFFVEKVKVKFGYDDALDAFGCHGIGGIWGGIATGIFGQTAINPVAQWNGLFYGDVKLFIAQIMSIVITIIFAGGMTFLIIKVMKMFMDIRVDSSEEADGLDVAEHGESAYPAFNGLD from the coding sequence ATGGAAATTAATTTAGGCGATAGCAGTTTTATGTTGATTTGTTCAGCACTTGTACTTTTAATGACACCAGGACTTGCATTTTTTTATGGTGGAATGGTTCGTAGGAAAAATGTTTTAAATACATTGATGTCTTCCTTCTTTATTTGTGGATTAGCATCAATAATGTGGGTTTTAGTAGGTTATTCATTGTCTTTTGGTAATGATTTTCATGGGATAATAGGTGGACTTAATTTCTTAGGTTTTAATGGGGTAGGAGCAGAGCCTTCAGCATATGCACCTACAATACCTCAAGAACTTTTTGCTGCATTTCAAATGATGTTTGCAATAATTACTCCAGCGCTTATAACTGGAGCTTTAGTAGAAAGAATGAAGTTTTCAGCATTGTTCATATTTGTAGCTATATGGTCACTTTTAGTATATTATCCAATGGCACATATGGTATGGGGAGCTGGTGGATTAATAAGTTCTTTAGGTGCCGTTGATTTTGCTGGAGGAAATGTAGTTCATATAAGCTCAGGTATTTCAGGCCTTGTAGCTTGTATTATGTTAGGTAAGAGACGTGGACATGGAATGATGTCATATAGACCACATAATATTCCATTTGTAGTTCTTGGAGTAGCATTACTTTGGTTTGGATGGTTTGGATTTAATGCAGGTAGTGCGCTCGGAGCTGGTCCACTTGCTGTACATGCATTCATGACAACAAATACTGCAGCATCAGCAGCTATGCTTTCATGGATGTTAATTGAAAAAGTTAAACATGGTAAGCCAACATTACTTGGAGCAGCAACAGGAGCAGTATTAGGGTTAGTTGCAATTACACCAGGAGCAGGGTTTGTTCCACTTTGGTCATCAATTATAATTGGTATAGCAGTATCTCCAATTTATTTCTTCTTTGTGGAAAAAGTAAAAGTTAAGTTTGGATATGATGATGCACTTGATGCTTTTGGATGTCATGGAATCGGAGGAATTTGGGGTGGTATTGCAACTGGAATTTTTGGACAAACTGCAATTAATCCTGTAGCACAATGGAATGGTCTTTTCTATGGAGATGTTAAACTTTTCATTGCACAAATAATGAGTATTGTAATAACAATAATATTTGCAGGTGGCATGACTTTCTTAATTATAAAAGTTATGAAAATGTTTATGGATATTAGAGTTGATAGCTCAGAAGAAGCTGATGGACTTGATGTAGCTGAACATGGGGAATCTGCTTATCCAGCATTTAACGGATTAGACTAG
- a CDS encoding Fic family protein, producing the protein MISFENNKLNNLTLPMSIVRMLTTINEYKGKQDLYKKQSPQILNTLKDVAIIQSAESSNRIEGIYTSNKRLREIMDNKIEPRDRSESEIAGYRDVLNTIHSAFDAIPIKSSVLLQLHRDLYKFSSAKGGNYKNTDNVIEEILPNGTKYIRFKPVDSFSTPNYMERLCEEYRKEIAKEEVEPLVLIGAFILDFLCIHPFNDGNGRMSRLLTLLLLYQSGFEVGRFISLEKIIEDSKETYYEALNKASMLWHDGKNNLQIWLEYFLGVTIKAYKELEDRVGCIENTKGSKSDRIEMAIEGKLGYFTKDEIRTICPDVGEATINRVFERMKVGGKIEVIGKGRNAKWKKS; encoded by the coding sequence ATGATTTCTTTTGAAAATAATAAATTGAATAACTTAACATTACCTATGAGCATAGTTAGAATGTTAACTACTATAAATGAATATAAAGGGAAGCAAGATTTGTATAAAAAGCAATCACCTCAAATATTAAATACACTTAAAGATGTGGCAATTATACAAAGTGCGGAATCATCTAATAGAATAGAAGGTATTTATACTTCAAATAAAAGATTACGTGAAATAATGGATAATAAAATAGAACCAAGAGATAGAAGTGAAAGTGAGATAGCTGGGTATAGAGATGTATTAAATACTATTCATAGTGCTTTTGATGCTATACCTATAAAATCATCTGTGTTATTACAACTACATAGAGATTTGTACAAATTTTCATCAGCAAAGGGAGGAAACTATAAAAATACTGATAATGTAATTGAAGAAATATTACCTAATGGAACCAAATACATAAGATTTAAGCCTGTAGATTCCTTTAGTACTCCAAACTATATGGAGAGACTTTGCGAAGAATATAGAAAGGAAATTGCAAAAGAAGAAGTAGAGCCATTAGTTTTAATAGGGGCATTTATATTAGATTTTCTTTGTATCCATCCTTTTAATGATGGAAATGGAAGAATGTCTAGATTATTAACACTTTTACTTTTGTACCAAAGTGGCTTTGAAGTTGGAAGATTTATTAGTTTAGAAAAAATTATTGAGGATAGTAAAGAAACTTATTATGAGGCACTGAATAAAGCATCTATGCTATGGCATGATGGAAAAAATAATTTGCAAATATGGCTTGAGTACTTTCTTGGAGTTACCATAAAAGCATATAAGGAATTAGAGGACAGAGTAGGTTGTATTGAAAATACTAAGGGTAGTAAGAGTGACAGAATAGAAATGGCTATAGAAGGAAAGTTAGGGTATTTTACGAAGGATGAAATAAGAACTATATGCCCTGATGTAGGAGAAGCTACTATAAATAGAGTGTTTGAGAGGATGAAAGTTGGAGGAAAGATAGAAGTTATAGGCAAAGGAAGAAATGCTAAATGGAAAAAATCATAA
- a CDS encoding ImmA/IrrE family metallo-endopeptidase, which translates to MNKIIDKKVTQLKKKYHTKNPFELCECLGIKILYENLGKNINGFFQAAPRNKIIHININLDESSRYFTCSHELGHALFHSKLNILFLEKNTFVIKNKLENEADYFSANLAIDENDFRSDNFESMTVEQIAAHLHVPIELLRLKFKFK; encoded by the coding sequence TTGAATAAAATTATAGATAAAAAAGTCACCCAGCTAAAGAAGAAATATCATACGAAAAACCCATTTGAACTTTGTGAATGTCTTGGAATAAAAATTTTATATGAGAATCTTGGTAAAAATATAAATGGATTTTTTCAAGCTGCTCCTCGTAATAAAATAATTCACATTAATATCAATTTAGATGAATCTTCAAGATACTTCACATGTTCACATGAATTAGGACACGCTCTCTTTCATAGCAAACTTAACATATTGTTTTTAGAGAAAAATACTTTTGTCATTAAAAACAAACTGGAAAATGAAGCTGACTATTTTTCAGCTAATTTAGCTATTGATGAAAACGATTTTAGAAGTGATAATTTCGAAAGTATGACTGTTGAGCAAATAGCCGCACATCTCCATGTACCAATAGAATTATTGAGACTAAAATTCAAATTTAAATAA
- a CDS encoding helix-turn-helix domain-containing protein, translating into MSSTLNERIKERRLLLGYNQPELAKIMNVSKQTVSNWENGNRTPDAETLSKLSDLFSASVDYLLGKTDIVTPPTVDGLDLELTKKDEKDIEKTLNKTLEMLEKQDGLMLSGELIDEDDFELIKAAIQNGLEYAKKVNKKKFTPNKYKAQSKK; encoded by the coding sequence ATGAGTAGTACTCTTAATGAACGAATTAAAGAAAGAAGATTGTTATTAGGATATAATCAACCAGAACTAGCTAAAATAATGAATGTCAGCAAGCAAACTGTTTCTAACTGGGAAAACGGAAATAGAACCCCTGATGCTGAAACACTCTCTAAGCTAAGTGATTTATTTTCAGCATCCGTTGATTATCTTTTAGGAAAAACAGATATAGTAACACCTCCTACTGTTGATGGATTAGATTTAGAATTAACTAAAAAAGATGAGAAAGATATAGAAAAAACTTTAAATAAAACTCTTGAAATGTTAGAAAAGCAAGACGGTCTAATGCTCTCAGGAGAACTTATAGACGAAGATGACTTTGAATTAATTAAAGCAGCTATTCAAAATGGGCTTGAGTATGCTAAAAAGGTAAATAAAAAGAAATTCACGCCTAATAAATATAAGGCACAATCAAAAAAATAA
- a CDS encoding DnaD domain protein, whose protein sequence is MLSLKENKAYTLGKIKASESCIQSVYKTDTQMRLDEISIDKSNLERDKSSLVRDNIKSLPVVVHSNNEVFKHFEKCGFIMSPKLMEFIAADIKVYSAKWLIDAATESMKRGKINYKYLLAILQNWKADGRDKKAALQRANAGAYKDFGDSVLDN, encoded by the coding sequence ATGCTGTCATTAAAAGAAAATAAAGCTTATACACTGGGGAAAATTAAGGCTTCAGAAAGTTGTATTCAATCTGTATACAAAACGGATACTCAGATGAGATTAGATGAGATTAGTATAGATAAGAGTAATTTAGAGAGAGATAAGAGCAGTTTAGTTAGGGATAATATAAAAAGCCTGCCAGTAGTTGTCCATTCTAACAATGAAGTATTTAAACATTTTGAGAAATGTGGATTTATCATGTCGCCTAAGCTTATGGAATTTATAGCAGCAGATATTAAAGTATATTCAGCTAAATGGCTGATAGATGCAGCCACAGAATCAATGAAAAGAGGAAAGATAAATTATAAATATTTATTGGCTATATTACAAAATTGGAAAGCAGATGGAAGAGATAAGAAAGCAGCACTGCAAAGAGCAAATGCTGGTGCCTATAAAGATTTTGGAGACAGCGTCCTAGATAATTAA
- the dnaB gene encoding replicative DNA helicase yields the protein MNLDHIQTLPNDIRCEQEILSGIFYNNKILTEVINEVKVEDFYKTTHQIIYAAICKLFAEGKDIDITLLVNEIGIDNLKNAGGITYITDIAIGGLPIKAKEYIKILKDKSYRRKAIKELSRVMQCMYDENSAPTDVISKMSENLANDMKNKSSIFSDSDLMVKTLTEIEKRYQKGGEIPGMQTGFTAFDKRTGGLKKGELVIIAGRPSMGKTLTALNIMDGLGKNGYTVYLSELEMTEESLGIRRLSYNANIEAEKLRFGKLSDDDFLKITLISNELAKRNKVFTDCSSNQGLLQIKAKAKAIKQAHGLDVIIIDHLTLMNIPERGTRDLAIGEVTKGLKGLAKELDVNVILLCQLSRAVEQRANKRPMLSDLRESGNIEQDADLVMFMYRDDYYNLESEDKGIIEWIISKQRNGRTGTLKFAYVDRYQKIGDLVYY from the coding sequence ATGAACCTAGACCATATACAAACACTTCCAAATGATATTAGGTGTGAACAGGAGATATTAAGTGGGATATTCTATAATAATAAAATATTGACTGAAGTGATTAATGAAGTTAAAGTAGAAGATTTTTATAAAACAACACATCAAATTATTTATGCTGCTATATGCAAGCTATTTGCTGAAGGAAAAGATATTGATATAACACTTTTAGTAAATGAGATAGGCATAGATAATCTTAAAAATGCTGGAGGAATAACCTATATAACTGATATAGCTATAGGTGGGCTGCCAATAAAAGCAAAAGAGTATATAAAAATTTTAAAGGACAAGTCCTATAGAAGAAAAGCTATTAAAGAATTATCAAGAGTTATGCAATGTATGTATGATGAGAATTCAGCGCCTACAGATGTTATAAGTAAAATGTCAGAAAATCTTGCAAATGATATGAAAAATAAAAGTTCAATATTCAGTGATAGTGACCTTATGGTTAAGACATTGACAGAAATAGAAAAAAGGTATCAAAAGGGTGGGGAAATACCTGGAATGCAAACCGGATTTACTGCTTTTGATAAGAGAACTGGAGGACTTAAAAAAGGAGAATTAGTCATAATAGCTGGCAGGCCATCTATGGGTAAAACATTAACTGCATTAAATATAATGGATGGACTAGGCAAAAATGGTTACACTGTGTATTTATCAGAATTAGAAATGACAGAGGAATCCCTTGGAATAAGAAGATTGTCTTACAATGCAAATATTGAAGCCGAAAAACTAAGATTTGGGAAATTAAGCGATGATGATTTTTTAAAAATTACATTAATATCTAATGAATTAGCTAAGAGAAATAAAGTATTTACAGATTGCAGTTCAAACCAAGGATTACTTCAAATAAAGGCAAAAGCAAAAGCCATAAAGCAAGCTCATGGATTAGATGTAATAATAATAGATCATTTAACTTTAATGAATATTCCAGAAAGAGGAACTAGAGATTTGGCAATAGGTGAAGTTACAAAGGGCTTGAAAGGTTTAGCAAAAGAGCTAGATGTAAATGTAATCCTCCTATGTCAATTATCAAGAGCAGTTGAACAAAGAGCAAATAAAAGACCTATGCTTTCAGACTTGAGGGAATCCGGAAATATTGAACAGGATGCAGATTTAGTAATGTTTATGTACAGAGATGATTATTATAATCTAGAGTCAGAAGATAAAGGAATAATTGAATGGATCATAAGCAAGCAGCGTAATGGAAGAACTGGAACTTTAAAATTTGCATATGTAGATAGATATCAGAAGATAGGGGATTTGGTTTATTACTAA
- a CDS encoding GNAT family N-acetyltransferase, with the protein MERSFVDSIIKKYLAEQFFASLSVLEEDNTAFTINSLSKSPYIKIMAFNKCVIVNTSKSIHSKVKSALSNKSRDEIFEFPFIYGQTIHYIPDVKKIQKVALLEEYTYELLQGNDIYKLRGIEGFDNSIAFDCNGNTSTKIVFLAKKDDEIVGLAGAGEETQKLWEIGVDVKSEHRKGGLGTKLVADLTLDIIKQGIVPFYSASITNIGSQMVANRSGYVPYWIDTYGNILDGSSPYNIYVKNLEL; encoded by the coding sequence ATGGAGAGATCATTTGTAGATAGTATAATTAAGAAATATTTAGCGGAACAGTTTTTTGCCAGTTTATCAGTATTGGAAGAAGACAATACTGCTTTTACTATAAATAGTTTAAGTAAATCACCATATATTAAAATTATGGCATTTAATAAATGTGTAATTGTAAATACTTCTAAATCTATTCATTCAAAGGTTAAATCAGCATTAAGTAATAAAAGCAGGGATGAGATATTTGAGTTTCCATTTATATATGGACAAACAATACATTATATTCCAGATGTTAAAAAGATTCAGAAAGTAGCACTTCTTGAGGAGTATACATATGAATTATTGCAAGGTAATGATATTTATAAGTTGAGGGGTATTGAAGGTTTTGATAATTCAATAGCTTTTGATTGTAATGGCAATACCTCAACAAAGATTGTATTTTTAGCTAAAAAAGATGATGAAATTGTTGGGTTGGCAGGGGCAGGGGAAGAAACACAAAAATTATGGGAAATAGGAGTAGATGTGAAATCTGAACATCGCAAAGGTGGTCTCGGAACAAAGTTAGTAGCTGACTTAACATTAGATATTATTAAACAAGGGATAGTTCCTTTTTACTCTGCTTCAATAACTAATATTGGTTCTCAGATGGTGGCTAATCGCAGTGGTTACGTACCATATTGGATTGATACATATGGTAATATACTTGATGGTAGTTCGCCTTATAATATTTATGTTAAGAATTTGGAATTATAA